The genomic interval TGAAACGTGCTCTGCGGGCCATTtcggcgcgtgtgctgccgtgcgaTGCTAAAGCACGCAGTCTCATCAAGCGTAGCACCCTCGAAGAGTGCGGCTGGCAAACTTGCGTAGAGGACGGTGATGACGCAGCATCTGTCACGGCCGATGCAACTTGCAGGACTCGAAAAGCACTTCTAACCACGCCCACCAGTACACCACGCTCCTCTCGGCAGCTGTCGGCCGAGGAAGGCAGAAGCCCCAGTGACGCGAACGGGCTCACACCATCGTCCTCGGCCTccctggctgctgcgctgtcgcACACCACGTCGCCAGACACGTCTCGCACCTCCGCATCGTCATTGGCTGCGGCCACTGCGACCAGGAGTGCTCGCCTCGCTTTGCACTCACCCGAATCGAGTCGGCCAAGCGACTCCAGTGTCAACTCCACTGCCACCCTTTTGGAAGCTGCCAGTCCGGCGTGCGGTGTCAAGCGCGGTCGCGCGGCGGATGAGTGGGAAGAGAACAGCATTCGTTCAGCCGAACTAGACAGGCAGGCCACAGCAGTCCTCACGCGGGGTGAAGGTGCGTGGCGGCAGGCACAGGGACTGGAGCAAGAGGTGCCACCACGACACCAGCCAGAGCCGTACAGTCTTGCCTACTTCAGTATGCGGTACCCCGAGCTGTTCTCGAGTGACGGTACTCTTGCGACAGCATCATCCTCTTCGCCGGCCACTTCGCAGTTCCGTCAGATTTTTGGCCACTACGTCAACTGCGCCGACGTCAGCGGTCCGCTCTTGGTAGAGGCGGTGTGCGACAGCATCCGGGCAACCTGCAGCCGCACTGACGGCGCcacacagctgctgctccagtgGCTTGCGTCCATCGGCAAGGCTACGTCCAGTCGGGCCCAGGCTAtcggtggtgcagctgctgagtCACACGCCGCTTCTACCTCTGCAGCCTCGAAGCGGCGTGCGAgcccgccggcgctgcacgtCGTTGCGCTCGACGAGGTGGAGtacctgcgcggcggcggtgccaaAATGCTCACCCTCCTCGCGGCGCTTGCCTTCCACCACCCCGCGCAACTTGCCCTGATCTTCATATCAAACCAGCGCGCCTTTGTGCACGTGCCGCAGTTGATGCTGGAGCTGTTGCTGTTCCAACCCTACAGCGAGGCCCAGCTGCGGGAGATCGGCGCCAGTGCGACGAATGccgagctgcagcgatgTGAGCAGCTCGTCGGCGCAAAGGTGCGCAAGACCGCGGCACGTTCGTCCGCCGCGGGCCAcaagcggctgcgcgccTCCGATGTGGACATTAAACCGCGCCTGTACGATTACATCGCACGCAAAGCCCTCCTCGAGTTTTCTGGCGATGTCCGGCAGGTCATCGCCATGTGCCACCGTGTGGTCTCGGTTGCCTGGCGGGAAGTGGCTGAGGCGAAGCtcgaggctgctgctgcgggtgctgcgacggcggcgacgtctACACCCccggcgatggcgcgcagcgacagcagcagcaccgcagtaGTAAGAAATACGTCAGTTGCCGACTTTTCCTCGAAGCTGGAGGCTGCCGTTGAGGCGTACAGGGTGGACAAGTGTGCAGCCGCAACAACGCAAGTGTCTACAACATTCTCAGGTACCTCGCAGTCTTCTTCAGACGCTGCTGGCATAAAGGACACCTCCTCGACGCGGCCCAGCGGGGCCGCGGCTGCATCTTGTGCATCGctcaccgctgcagcacagctTGCCCCAGTTCCCTCCTCGTGGACGCCGTCCTCCGGTGTCATGACGCTGGCCAAGAGCGTCCGTGTCCTACAGAGCAACCAGGTTGAGAGCGACATCGACAAACACGTCGGCACCCTGCCGGAGCAGACTCTCTACGTCCTCAGTTGCATCGTCGTTCTCACTTTGCGCAAGCAGGAGGAGCGTACCTATGCGTCAACGAGTGTCGGTGGCCGCATCGGCACAACTCGCACGCCGGGAGCGGGTcgcaccgcggcgcagcgcgcggcgccAACGCTGTCGCTGAAGATGCACGAGGTGCACCAGTTGTACACTCGACTCATGGCGAAGCTGCACTTCCCCGCAATGCGGGCCGACGGCTTTCCTGTGCAGGTGGAGTGCCTCGCCGACTTTGGCGTGCTGACGCGGCCGCAGTTGCGCGGCACCGATCGCGTCTTCTCGCTCAACGGGACGTGGACATTGCCGGCGATGCAAGCAGCACTTGTGAAGCGTGGCGAAGCGATCAAGCAGGATCGCACGACGGCTGGCGCTGGAGCGATGATGGAGAACCGTTTCGAAGAGGTGTTGCGCGAGCTGGCAAACCTAGTCAAATAGCTTGGACGCTTTCACGCTTGtctgcacggcagcggtgctgatCGTGGTCAACACGTGCGTGGTGCGTAAGAGGtggagagaagggcgggCGACAGCGAAGAAGGAACGCGCGCCCGCCCGCTGGCGGGCAGTGGGCACCAGAGATGGACACCCTGCGGAGCGAGGAGGTGTTCtgttctgtgtgtgtgtgtgtgtgcacgcttGTGTTGCTGTCGCTATCTGAGTAcgcctgtgcacgtgtgccgctgtgcctctTCGTCATGATTGTTCCCACAGCTCGACACCTATCCACCGACCCCCTTTTTTCCGTTCCCGTCTGCCTCGCGCCACCTGGCCTCTATAGAGTtagcacacgcacgcatgtgcATCTTGCCTTCACTCACTCACCGGCACGCGCATATCCGTCTcgtctctctgcgtgcgtgcgttgaTGGTCCCTGCTAGTGTCGGAGACACCcttctttcctcctctctcctctcgccTTTCTCTGTGGGGAGAGCGAGTGCGAGGATGGAAGAAGTATGAGCagccgctccctcccccactccttTCGCATGTCTTCAAGACTCCAACGGATTGCCTTCTGCTTCGTCATGGTATCTACTccacttctccctctccttcaccTGACACCGctcctcgccttcctcgcTTGCCCACACCTACTGGCACATtacctcccctctcttcgtTAACTATGGACCGCGGCGCAGTCCCCTTCCGTCGTCGACGCCTCCTTATCTTCAACCATGCCGCGTGAGATCAAGACCCTGAAGGAGTTTCTCGCCATCTGCTCCCGCAAGGATGCGCGGTGCGTGAAGGTGAAGCACAACCCCAGCGCCACCAAGTTCAAggtccgctgcagccgctaCCTCTACACGCTGGTCGTGAACGACAAGAAGAAGGCTGACAAGATCGAGCGCTCCATCCACCCGTCCGTGAAGAAGATCGCCGTGACAGCCCGCTCGCACGCCAAGACGAACGCCGGTTCCAAGCAGTAAGAGTAATGCTACCCATCCGCGTCGTCGTGTAGATCACCGttctcctccgcccccccccccccgctctaCCCATGCGacttcgctctctctctctctcccaaAACGGGTTGAAAAGGGCGTTCGAGTAGGGAGGAAGACGCCAGTTCTCGCGCGACGCGAGAGAGCCCACGGTCAAGATACAAGTTGGACAGGCTGATGTGGTGTACCCCTCGaacgcgcgcgcctgcgccctatgcgtgtgtgtgtgtgcgtgtgtgtgatgaGGGGGCGCTGCGCGCTACACGTGGCGGGAAGCGCGAGCTCACTTTTGTTTCTCCTtatttttcgttttctttcaAAGATATGTACGCCTCTGGCCGCGTACCATCGAGCACATCAACGCGTGTGGCAGAGAAAGGGCGTGGCCATCGCAGACCGCATGGCTGTATCTCGCAcaagctctctctctctctcacacacacacacacaggttGCACCTCACCTCTAGTGAgctcgcagctgctgcttccggCCGTGCCGCTGACGCGGGGACGGAACGTGGCAGCAAGCCGCCTCTGTCTCCCTGCTTTTTTCATCTCTTCCCTTCGTCCCTCCTCCGGTgggccgtgtgtgtgtggggagggggggggaagggaggggaggggagtagGGCCGTGTCGCGGTCGGGCCGTCGCCAGCACGATAAGACGCGATATCTCAGTCGAATGCCGCATTGCCTCACACAGGACTCTTCTTTTTTATCCCTTTGCCtgcgcttctcctcttcgtcctccaccgccacccacaTACGTGCGCTTAGGAGCTCAacccccgccccccgccctcctcctcctcctcgcctccaTCGTTTTCTCCAGTGTGGAGGTAGCAACTTGGATGAGCACACATTTTCCTCTACACCCATCGGGGCATAAGccgagagagaaaacgagCCATCGCCAGCAGAAGCGACGCACAACCGAACGGGGAGACTTTGTCAACttggctgctgttgctgctgttgccgcatCCAACGttgtcaccaccaccactttATCTCATTCTTACTTTTCCGTCATCAGAGGCAGCTGCGAAGGGCCTGTTGGAGGGTCGCCATGCCC from Leishmania major strain Friedlin complete genome, chromosome 26 carries:
- a CDS encoding putative ribosomal protein L38 encodes the protein MPREIKTLKEFLAICSRKDARCVKVKHNPSATKFKVRCSRYLYTLVVNDKKKADKIERSIHPSVKKIAVTARSHAKTNAGSKQ